GAGAGTGGACGATGAAGTATTTGAAGAAAAGAGGCAATAGTGTGTTTCTTGTTGCCGCAAATCCGAGATATAAACCTATAAAACCGAAAAATGAACTTCGTATTGGAGGAGTAGTTACTGCTGTTGTCAGAAAGTATAAATGACTATTTCTTGCCAACAAATTTAGTTATCTTTTTCCAATATTTTATTTATGAAAATGAATGATGAGCCGCTTTCAATCTATTCTTGGCCAAGAGGTATAATGCATATTGATGCAGATGCCTTCTTTGCTTCCTGTGAGCAGTCCGTAAATCCGCGTCTTCGGGGCAAACCGGTTATTACAGGAAAAGAGAGGGGAATAGTTGCCGCGGCAAGCTATGAGGCAAAGGCGTATGGCATCAAGAGAGGAATGACTGTGTCTCAAGCCAAAAAAATTTGCCCAAATGCGATAATTCTTCCTTCTGATTATGAAACATATAGTCTTTTCTCAGTTAGAATCTTTGAAATACTTAGGCGTTTTTCTCCAATAGTTGAAGAGTATTCCATCGATGAGGCATTTGTTGACTTGACAGGACTTAGAAGAAAGTATCATGGGCCTTACGGTGAGATTGCCGCAAATATTCAGAAGACTATCACAAGAGAGCTTGGACTTTCGGTTTCTGTGGGGGTGAGCATTTCAAAGGTGCTTGCCAAAGTAGCATCGAAGCATAAAAAGCCTGCAGGGCTTACGGTTATACCGGGAAAAGAAATACACCATTATCTTGCAAAGCTTCCTATAGAAGAAGTGTGGGGGATAGGAGCTAACACATCTGCATTCCTCAAAAAATTTGGAATTTTTACTGCCCTCGATTTTGCGCGTAGAGATGAGGGGTTTGTAAGGAAAAACCTTTCAAAACCATTTTATGAAGTATGGAATGAGTTGAGGGGGATAAGTGTTTATCCTGTTATAAATGAAGAAAGGCACGATTATCAATCTATTAGCAAAACTAAAACATTTACGCCTCCGTCAGGAGACGAAGAGTTTGTTTTTGCCCAACTTTCCAAAAATCTTGAAAACGCCTGCATAAAAGCTCGGAGGCACCATCTTGCGGCAGGACGGATTATAATTTTTTTACGGGAGAAGAATTTCAAAGATAGGGCAGTCGAGCTGAAACTCAGTAGACACTCAGCCTATCCTTCTGAGCTTATGAATATTCTTAGAGAAGGATTTTTATATCTGTACAAAAAAGGGAAACTCTACCGCTCCACAGGTGTTGTTCTTGCGTCATTGGTGCCTGAGGCGAGCATCCAATATACGCTTTTTGATGATGTTTCAAAGATTGAGAAGATGGCAAGAGTTTATTCTGCTGTTGACGAATTATCCTCAAAATTCGGCAAGCATACGGTGACTCACTGCTCATCACTTCCTGCCCATAAAAGACAGCATAAGGGAGACAGAGGCGATATTGCTTTGCGTAAGAAAGTGATTTTCAAAGGAGAAAATAAAAGGCAGCATATTGGAATCCCTGTGTTTAATCTCAAAATTTAATAAAAGGGGAAAAGGGGTCAAGTCTGCTT
This Candidatus Schekmanbacteria bacterium DNA region includes the following protein-coding sequences:
- a CDS encoding DNA polymerase IV; translated protein: MNDEPLSIYSWPRGIMHIDADAFFASCEQSVNPRLRGKPVITGKERGIVAAASYEAKAYGIKRGMTVSQAKKICPNAIILPSDYETYSLFSVRIFEILRRFSPIVEEYSIDEAFVDLTGLRRKYHGPYGEIAANIQKTITRELGLSVSVGVSISKVLAKVASKHKKPAGLTVIPGKEIHHYLAKLPIEEVWGIGANTSAFLKKFGIFTALDFARRDEGFVRKNLSKPFYEVWNELRGISVYPVINEERHDYQSISKTKTFTPPSGDEEFVFAQLSKNLENACIKARRHHLAAGRIIIFLREKNFKDRAVELKLSRHSAYPSELMNILREGFLYLYKKGKLYRSTGVVLASLVPEASIQYTLFDDVSKIEKMARVYSAVDELSSKFGKHTVTHCSSLPAHKRQHKGDRGDIALRKKVIFKGENKRQHIGIPVFNLKI